In Zonotrichia albicollis isolate bZonAlb1 chromosome 9, bZonAlb1.hap1, whole genome shotgun sequence, the DNA window gtagcatttgaccttctagggtgtctgggtctattctagagtacaactggaagttccgctttaggcgattaagccaggcagcaggagcttcttctttctcctgtgtactctcaaatgccaattggctgttagttcctttgggaactgactctttgatcccccgtattatcaaagatctatattccatcatggccttcctccccacctcctggttagggttccagctgggatccgttagtggcaatttctgttcgcctgatggcacctggggtcctggatggttatctttctcccaaattcttatgccagccaccctaatcatctggacctcttctggagaaaataatatactcaggatggaattcatctccccccaagtgtagatatttggacctagaaattgatctacttggttgctgtgcccactgggtcctcaactaaatgccccaactctttcttgaatcctctcacctcagaagcagttaggggagcattcacaaagccaacacctcctgctactcctcccataggaacctctctgaggggaaagagtctctctgccttggaggtcttggatctggtgctacagtacggcccatcttcagatgccaaactactttgagggatatctgggttaccttgaactttctgcccatcagcaggtgtatttgctgatagctgtttatcgggaGAGGAGAcatttgtgccccaactaggaggaggtaaagggacagcaataggagggggagaagagcctgagtgaatattaagtggagctggagaaggggtggagaatgcagcaggtggagtaggcacttgtggtggtgcagaaggagctggaggggatactgggtttatcatagcggaagctgaagaggtagaaggaggagtctgagcaggtggtagtgagatggcagccaggggaagaaccggacctgccatttgaggtgcttgaagaagaggattataaggtggaggggcagaaggaggcagataatcaaggggatcccatcttttactagtcctatcatcccctccttcactcccctctttcttcctctgtaccttacaaattcgcaccccttcatccccaacagcgctctttaaccagcaagctacatacaaaaattgctcaggatcagtatctcctcgagctgtcagataattatttaatagctgGCACATCCatttatcctttgtcccacaccaaggccatcctccttgtaactctaattctggccacacttccatacaataatggatcattttcactttatctaatccctctgtggcctctatagaatcccattttactaacagttctcctaagggactactGGGATGTATGTACCTCAGTCTCTTACCTGTCTttctactattacaccctcccattttacaggtctcaacagtaaaaaatcccaaaggtgcctttactgaccggtgatttcaaaaagaaccttctttgatgAGCTTCAgtctcctccactgaacttcaaaatttctgcctgatgctcaggactttatactgaaacaactgcccaatctcttgattgcccaactttccccacgtcaggtcttacatctatcgggacttgaacacacgaagcctcggcctaagaatccaggtcatgcctgactccctcagtcaggaaaaacaactgcctgatttttagtttgcctaacccgccaatttttaggcttcaccgtatcaggacttaaaagcaaaccacagcctccttcgctggggtttgtgcctggctcctgtgccaggacttacttttgcctgcagggcttgtgagctacccaaatccttctcgggactgacaaatcttacgcgaatccttctcgacacttacaaatgctacccgaatccttctcgggactgacaaatctgcctgattCCCCtctgtcaggacttactttagGTGCGTGCCATTCATACACAGTAATTCTCTCCACACGCCTAGAGgcggggggccctttattcccccttgggagacgactcactcaTACTAATTCCAAGCACTTCCCCCTGTTCCTTGCCGGGTTTCTCGCGAAAAGCCAGAAACACAGTACTAAGGGGGTCTGCTCTCACTTCGAGGGTCCGGCTGCCGGCCCcgtctcactcacacacacatgcgcacatCTCCCGCTCCCACTGTTGCCCGattgataaaggacacaaaactcggataagttttgtgcggcgctttattgaagggcctgggggcctgcggactagcATCCCCAAAAACAGAGCCCCGAAATTCAcacatgggtgttttccttttatatacatggcaattcataacaaagtctccaagaaacagtggccctttgCCAAACTACGGACCCTTGTAATATATTCCCTAGTTcacgagcaaaatcataaatcttctacctGTCCTATTGTAATGCTATccccaaaccggttagtcttcttTATTCTCCTACCCTGCCTTAATGTTTATTGAGTTCCTAAGGCTACTTGCCAGGGTTACACAGAACTCAACACATAATGTCAacggctacaaaattatttttacaaaccaattcacacaaaactcataactaaactatagtaaaacattttgctaaatttcatttcttttccaacatttccccccttttgagcatccttcagtcctgctgcaaggatgcTCAACCAACGGTATTGACAGTAACATCTTCATAACAAGGTGGGGCATGTTCTTCGTTCTGCCGCCCACGGGTCATCACCTTCAGCAACCGGAGAGattgcttcttttccttttcgaTCACACCTAAAAGACATCTATATACAATCCATATAGtcaccaaaaataccaaaagcaTTAGTACATACTGTATAACGGAAGTAATCCAGCCAGACAGGTGAAGCCCCAAAGAATCAAATACTGCTCCTATCCAATTATGCTGTGCTTccctttcaatttccttggtttttgtttccacttctgCCAATTGGGAAATATCTTTCTCCACTTCAAGTGTAACATTTGGAATGTGTACACAGCAATGATCTACTCTCCTACTCAGGTAACCACAAACTCCATGTTCCTTTAACAGTAGCAAATCCAATGCCATTCTGTTTTGTAAGGTCATTCTTGATGTAGCTTGCAATTGCAAATTTAGATCTTTAAATCCCTTCTTAGTGGCTGCTGCCAATCTTTCTGTCCGTCCTAACAAGTTGTTGAGCATTTCCCTATTTTGATATGTTGCTATCGGAGGGGATAATGACTCTAATATCCACCCAAATTGTACTCCTGCGCCAGGTTCATGCCACTGCTCCTCTAGGgattctttcctctttttgaGTCCTTTCCTTTGAATCAATCTATTCTGTTTCCAGTATGGACACAATGTGGGAACCCCTAGGGTAATTTGTGTTACTGATCCATCTAAAGATAAATGTATGGTCCACTGTCCGTGTCCCAACACCCAGACTAGATTTCCAGGACTGTGCACAGTAGTATATCTGCAATCTATAGGTCCATCCATGGACTCTCTGCTAACCGTGTGATTATACCCCCTACACTCACATccccattttaatgccattttcaccGGTACCAATCCAATTCGGTCTTCTGGTGTATCACATGTAAAAACCACAGTACAATTCCAATCCTCCTTCTGTGGTCTGAACTCTCGGGAAGATGTAGACGTGATGATGGCCCTATAATGTGACTGATTCTTTACCCCTGACCATTAGATGCACCATTGTACTTCCCCAAGGTAATTATAGTGTTCCAAAACACTGGGTCCCCATAATGTCTTCCAACTTTTCCAGGTGTCAAAATTCTGTGTAATATTCTGACAACTCATCTCATTTCGTTGGGATTTTGTTCTTATTCATACTGTATTGCATGGCTCATCTACTGGGGTTGCAATCAAAGACCTCCTGGTATTTTGCATCCAACCATAATGATTGGGtttcatttcacattcctcTTTAGTCATAGCCCGAGTGGTCATACACAAATCCCTCCATACCTCTACTTGTTTGGGAACTGACTGGCAGGACCATGAAACATTCTTGAATGATTCAGGCATTTTGGTTACCAGTATTATTCCCCAGGGAATTggttcacctgcagcctgtggtaatGGCAGACAAGCTGTTATTTTAGTCACGTTCTCCATGATCCCAAAATCTCTAATTAATCCTACCACTAGGTCTTCCTGctcaacatttccttctatTGTATCATTAGCCTCCCGTCTTATCCTTCTACCGTGTCTCTGTGAGGATGACATCATTCTgtcatgcctccaccatgcatTCCCTATTCTAGGATTAGTGACATTCAACCACCTTtgcctcccttctcccaccagCTAGTCCCGTCCTCTACTCTGTCCCAGGTCAGTTCCCTATTTTGCTTCCTCCCAGCACGATCCCCTGTCCATGGCAAAACCCTCATACTCACTCTTTTGTAATCAAAATTATCCAGTATTTTGACCAAGCATGTATATTCTCCCGTATCGTTTGTGGTTACCTTAGTAATATTCAGTACCGTGCTTCCTTGTTGTTTATCCTGATCCCAACCGACTTCTATCTCGCCTCGGCTTCTTTCAGCCGCCCGTTGCCATATTGCAATAACTTCACCGGCCTCAACTTTCTGGCTGTGAAACATAACACAAGTTAATtgaacatccatcccttccATGGCTGTAACCTTTGTTTCTTTAACCTTTACTAAAATAGACCCTTGAACGGGTACCAGTCTCATGATTACTAGCAGCAATATAATTAAGAAGGCGGCTTTGCGCGGAAGATCATCCGGGTTGGAGACACTATCTGGGTTTCCCATTGGAACGGTGCCTTCTTTACCCTGGTGTAATGGATCCAAGCATCCATCCCCTGGACCTTCACCGCCGTGTAGGTCGTCATCATCACCTGGTGGGGTCCGCTCCATGATTCCCGTAGCGGATCCGCAATCCACTTCTTGACGTACACCTGGTCCCCAGGCTGGATGTCGTGGACAGAGTTCTCCAGCGTGAGCGGTTTATTCCACTGTAACGTATTTCTTAAAGAATTCAAAATCTTATTAAGTGACATAACATACTCTGCAATTGCCTGATCCCCACTCACAAGTACCTCCCCTTTTAATACAGTTGCATGATATGGTTTGCCATATAGTATCTCATATGGACTTACGCCTACCTTTTCCCTCAGTTTAATTTGAATCCTGAGTAGGGCCAAAGGCAAAGCCTGAGGCCAGTGCAGTTTAGCTTCCTGGCAAATCTTTTTGATTTGTCCTTTCagagtttgattcattctttcCACCTGCCCACTAGACTGAGGTCTCCAGGGAGTATGCAAATTCCAGGTTATATCTAACATCCGTGCTAATTCCTGCACTACCCCGGCTATAAAATGAGGACCCCTATCTGACGACAATCCTAAGGGTactccaaatcttggtattattCCTTTTAACAAGGTTTTTACTACCTCCTTAGCCTGATTAGTTCTACATGGAaaagcttctggccaccctgaaaacgtACATACGTACACTAACAAGTATCTGTATCCTTGTGCCCTAggcaattcagaaaaatcaacttgCCAATAATCTCCTGGTTGTGGCCCAATTTGCAACTTTCCCATTTGTATTTGTCTCCTAActactggattatttttcaaacataccGGGCACATTGCATTAACTctttttgccattgttaacatctgattagagattatctcattctttaaaaattttaccaatgcttctgccccccaatggcatttattatgttctgattccaaaataaatttcattatgcgagtaggtaccactatttgtcccaTCGGTGTAACATACCACCCGAGCTGATTCCTCTGTGCCCCTAGCAAGTTTATTAGTTTTCCATCTTCTATTGAATATTCGGGCTCCTGATTCAGGTATGGGGTAGCCGGATTTGTTCTTACTGGTACCAATGCCATTTGAGTCCATACTTCCCGTGCCACTTGCCGTGCTGTAACATCAGCAAATCGATTTCCTCTGTAAACTTCTCCTTCCGCATTctgatgtcctttaacatgcATTACTGCAACTGCTTTGGGACTATGTACCACATCCAGTAGCTGTAGCACTTCCTCCCGGTGCTTGATGTTGGTTCCCTGTGAATTCAAAAGCCCCCTTTCTTTCCATAACGCCCCATGCACATGAACCACACCAAAGGCATATTTAGAATCTGTCCAGATATTAACCCTTTTGTCCTTACTCAAGTACAGAGCTCTGGTGAGTCCAATCTCCTCTGCCTTCTGGGCCGAAGTTCCAGGTAACAAAGCCTTTGCTTCTATTACCTGATCCGATGTTACCACTGCATACCCAGCATAGCGAGTCCCATTCTCGACAAAACTGGATCCATCAGTGTATAGTTCCCATTCAGGGTCTTCCAATGGTTCATCCTTTAGGTCGGTTCTGCTGGCATACACTTGTTCAATTACCTCCACGCAATCGTGCACCAGTCCCCCAGCCTCCTGGTCACTGCGTAAAAACTCTGCTGGATTAACATGGTTAGTAGTCTTTATTTCAATATCATCCTGTTCTCTCAGGATAGCCTGGTATTGCAACATTCGACTTGATGATAGCCAGTGACCCCCCTTTTGCTCCAAAACAGCCATGACCATATGGGgaacaaacactttcattttttgCCCCCAAAGTCAATTTCCAGGCCTCTTGAATAAGGATTATTGTTGCCGCCATGGCTCGTAAACACGAGGGCCACCCGGAACTTACCAAATCCAGTTGTTTAGAGAAGTAACCTACTGGCCTCTTCCATGATCCCACCTTCTGGGTGAGGACCCCCAATGCCAGTTTTTGCCTCTCATTCACATACAACTGGAATTCCTTGGTCTGGTCAGGGAGTCCTAGGGCTGGGTCCTCTTTTAGTGCCTGCTTCAATTTCTGGAGGGCCTTAATTTGTTGTGTCGTCCATTCCAACCGATGCTGCTTCAAGGCCTCATACAGCGGCTTGGCTAGGAGACCGAAATTCATGATCTACAGTCGACACCATCCCACCATTCCTAGAAAAGATCTCAATTCCTGATGGTTACGAGACAAAGGAATAGCACATATTACCTCTATTCGGTTAACTCCCAAACGTCTCTGCCCTTGTGTGATCTCACAACCGAGATAAATAACGCTATTTTTGATCAATTGAGCCTTTTTCTTAGAGACCCTATACCCTGCCTGGCCAAGCATATTAAGTAATTTAATTGTTAATTCCACACACATGTCCCTTTCCTTAGTGGCCAGAAAAATGTCGTCCACGTActgcaggactacatacaaGGATGGAGATATTGTTACCTGGGTTGtcttccattcctccagctccttggccAGTTGATTTCCAAAAATAGTGGGGCTGAGCTTAAACCCTTGTGGGAGTCTGGTCCACGTAAGCTGCCTCTTTCTCCCAGAATCAGGACTTTCCCACTtgaaggcaaaatatttcctactcTCTACTGCCAGTGGGATGCAGAAGAAAGCATCTTTAAGATCAGTCACAGAGAACCATTTTAACTCCTCTGATACAGATGTTAACAATGTATAAGGATTAGCAACAACTGGACGTATGTCCTTTACTATTTCATTAATAGCTCTCAAGTCCTGTACCAAACGATATTTACCATTAggctttttcactggaaaaattggAGTATTATATTCCGATTCACATTCCTGTAATATTCCTTGAaccaaaaattgtttaattaacGGGGCTACTCCCCTCCTTGCCTCAAGCTTCAAGGGGTGTTGCTTTACCCTCACTGGTCGGGCCCCTTCCTTTAGTTCCACCTTTACTGGCTGGGCAGCTTTAGATTTTCCGGGGACCCCTGACTCCCACACCCAGGGTACTACAGCCTGCTCAATTTCTTCTGGAATAGGAGAGGCATCCACTTCCTTAATCACAAAAATGCCTGCTATTTGTTCCTCAGGTATCTCCAATTTcacccttcccccttcaaatattattttcacattaagtCGGGACAATAGGTCTCTGCCAAGAAGGGGTGTGGGGCAATTTGGCATATACAAAAATTGATGCTCTAATTCCTTCCCCCCAAACCTAAGATTTAAAGGTTGTAAAAATGGTTGTTCCTCTAGCTTCCCTGTTGCCCCCACCACCTGTACAGTTGTGTCACTCAAAGGCCCTAATAGTCTATTAAGTAAAGAATATGTAGCTCCAGTGTCTACCATAAATTCCTGACCTTTCCCATTTATCTCTAAAACTACCCTTAAACCTTGGTCTAGTCAGCTTTGATTCTGACAATTTCCCAAAACTAGTGCTCGAGCAGTCTCTGCTGGTCCTCCTGTAAATCCTCCCACATGAGTGTTCCCTACTAATCCCATATTACCCCCTCTAACCGGGCATTCATTTTTCCAGTGCCCCAATTGTCGGCAAAATGCACACTGGTTTGGATCTAACCTCCCCGTGTTAGGTGcaaacccaaatcctccccGACCTCTCATCATCCCCCTCTGTCCACGATTAGCTCCTCCCCGACCTCGTCCCCTAATGaattttcctcctgcccctgtcTGTTGCATTACAGCCAAAATACTAGCTTGTTGtctttttgcagtttctttttccctgttatTGTATACCTTCCATGCTACCTCCAACATTTTATCCAAATTCCGAGTATCCTCCCCTTCCagcttttgtaactttttcctaACGTCCTCTTGTGATTGTCCTAAAAACAATAATGCCAATTGAAGTTTCCCTGATTGATCTTCTACATCTACATTAGTAAACTTCCGAGCCATGTCTTTTAATCGTTCCAAAAAGGCAGACGGAGACTCATTCTTGTCCTGCTTGACCGAATACAGCTTAGACCAATTCATAGTCTTAGGTATTCCTGTTCTAATTCCTTCCACCAACAATTCCTGAT includes these proteins:
- the LOC141730028 gene encoding LOW QUALITY PROTEIN: uncharacterized protein LOC141730028 (The sequence of the model RefSeq protein was modified relative to this genomic sequence to represent the inferred CDS: deleted 1 base in 1 codon); this encodes MNFGLLAKPLYEALKQHRLEWTTQQIKALQKLKQALKEDPALGLPDQTKEFQLYVNERQKLALGVLTQKVGSWKRPVGYFSKQLDLVSSGWPSCLRAMAATIILIQEAWKLTLGQKMKVFVPHMVMAVLEQKGGHWLSSSRMLQYQAILREQDDIEIKTTNHVNPAEFLRSDQEAGGLVHDCVEVIEQVYASRTDLKDEPLEDPEWELYTDGSSFVENGTRYAGYAVVTSDQVIEAKALLPGTSAQKAEEIGLTRALYLSKDKRVNIWTDSKYAFGVVHVHGALWKERGLLNSQGTNIKHREEVLQLLDVVHSPKAVAVMHVKGHQNAEGEVYRGNRFADVTARQVAREVWTQMALVPVRTNPATPYLNQEPEYSIEDGKLINLLGAQRNQLGWYVTPMGQIVVPTRIMKFILESEHNKCHWGAEALVKFLKNEIISNQMLTMAKRVNAMCPVCLKNNPVVRRQIQMGKLQIGPQPGDYWQVDFSELPRAQGYRYLLVYVCTFSGWPEAFPCRTNQAKEVVKTLLKGIIPRFGVPLGLSSDRGPHFIAGVVQELARMLDITWNLHTPWRPQSSGQVERMNQTLKGQIKKICQEAKLHWPQALPLALLRIQIKLREKVGVSPYEILYGKPYHATVLKGEVLVSGDQAIAEYVMSLNKILNSLRNTLQWNKPLTLENSVHDIQPGDQVYVKKWIADPLRESWSGPHQVMMTTYTAVKVQGMDAWIHYTRAPAKENLGKATDQQGPQSFHEVTFGSNASDKLQELLLL